In one window of Cydia fagiglandana chromosome 10, ilCydFagi1.1, whole genome shotgun sequence DNA:
- the LOC134668285 gene encoding uncharacterized protein LOC134668285 yields the protein MDWTTEKIIEFLKLLQTEPAIWNHRASANRSRTLVRQAWKRIQNNFSLSRPVEELKRKRNSLLTQYRDILRRIKESQQKVSDGEGEEIYKPSWFAFDVMNSYLSHLYESPVTVKSGELVSNDEDPLSNDSDTYNEDDKSQIDIDIERITTNKRPVSFEPKILHTRRLSHDSTPSEQDYCIAKKRRATQETVPAQERQFPNVNEREQDRVRECDLYGQLLAEKLKPLEQDDRLQLMNEIDNLVFNHLMRIRKQNASRNNLLGGQSMHLPGPGPSNKIP from the exons ATGGATTGGACGACGGAAAAAATCATAGAATTTCTCAAGCTACTACAGACAGAACCCGCTATATGGAACCACAGAGCAAGTGCTAATAGAAGTAGAACACTAGTGAGACAAGCCTGGAAACGAATTCAAAATAACTTCTCTTTGTCGCGTCCGGTTGAagaattaaaaagaaaaaggaACAGTCTGTTAACGCAGTATAGAGATATTTTGAGGAGAATCAAGGAATCTCAGCAGAAAGTGTCCGACGGCGAAGGCGAAGAGATATATAAGCCGTCTTGGTTTGCTTTTGATGTCATGAACAGTTATTTAAGCCATTTGTACGAAAGTCCTGTCACCGTAAAATCAGGA GAATTAGTATCAAATGACGAAGATCCGCTATCAAATGATTCCGACACATACAACGAAGACGATAAATCACAAATTGACATAGATATAGAGAGAATAACCACAAACAAACGGCCTGTGTCATTTGAGCCAAAAATTTTGCATACTCGCCGCTTATCCCATGATTCGACCCCTAGCGAGCAGGATTATTGCATTGCTAAGAAACGAAGGGCAACGCAAGAAACAGTTCCTGCTCAAGAAAGGCAGTTTCCCAATGTCAATGAAAGAGAACAAGACAGAGTAAGAGAATGTGACTTATATGGTCAACTATTAGCCGAGAAGTTGAAACCACTGGAGCAAGACGATAGGTTGCAGTTGATGAACGAGATTGATAACCTTGTTTTCAACCACCTGATGAGAATAAGGAAACAGAATGCGTCTCGAAATAATTTGTTAGGTGGCCAATCCATGCATTTGCCGGGACCGGGGCCGTCTAATAAGATACCCTGA